The Syngnathoides biaculeatus isolate LvHL_M chromosome 20, ASM1980259v1, whole genome shotgun sequence nucleotide sequence tttgaaatgcaattaatgATTCACCAAACTGATTGATATTGTTGAAAATGATTGACAATTTCATCGTATTGAGCAAAAAATAAGACCATTTGTAGAGGAATAATGGAAACTAAGCACCTTcagttatggattttttttttttactggtggcTAAAACCAAGCTCATGTGTCCTCCATCACTACATAAGTCACTATCAGTGGCTATCTGCCACAAATGTGAGTTACGTAGTAATAATGACAGCCCATTTGTATTACTACAGTGTGCAGTTACATTTGCAGTTAGTTTCTAGTTGCAAACAAATTAGATCAGACCccattgtgtttgtcatttgttttgcagatgtcagtgaaaatcttcatccagagcggcagcagtcagtgtcccttcacatcaaagaggaaaaggagggTGAAGAGATTCAAAGCATTAAGGATGAAGAGAAAGAAATCCTACACttgaaagaggaagagaaggAAGAAATCATCCAGGTTCCATCCACTGGTGTTCATTTcaagagtgaagatgaaggtcaaagtgaagAGAGAGGAGGGGCGGAGCCTCCAACTAGGAACAGCTCAAGTGATGGAGACCATTGTGAAGGATCACaaacagatgatgatgatgatgatgttgatgatcAACAATCGGAAAGTGATATGACATGTCACACTTCcaacaaatgctggaaatgttctcagtgtagGAAAGCTTTTGCTTCTGTGAGAAATTTCAAACAACACATGAAAGTACACACAAGTGAGAAATCTTTtgcatgctcagtttgtggtcaaacatTCACTCagaaagaacatttaaaaacacacataaaAACATACACTGATGGGAAACCTTTCTCCTGCATAGTCTGTGGTCACAGATTTACCCGGAAGggagatttaaaaagacacacaagaacacactctggtgagaagccttttgcatgctcagtttgtggtcaaagtttCACTCGAAAggaacacttaaaaatacacacaagaacccacactggtgagaaacctttttgttgcacagtttgtggtcaaagattctctgtgattgaaagtttaaaaagacacacaagaacacaccgGTGAGGAACTATTTTCATGTCCTTAAAAGTACACaccagaacacacactggtCAGAAGGCATTTTTCTGCACAGTTGTGTTCAAAGATTTTCACGGAAGAttgacttaaaaatacacaccagaacacacactggttaGAAAACTTTTTCATGTCCTGTTTGTGATAAAAGAATTACTGAGAATGGTAATGCGCAGTTGTCAAAGATTCTCTtctaaggcgttggcctcacagttctgaggacccgggttcaatcctggccctgcctgtgtggagtttgcatgttctccccgtgcctgcgtgtgtgttctccgggcactccagtttcctcccacatccccaaaagatgcaacattaattggacacttaaattgcccctaggtgtgattgtgagtgcgggtgtttgtctcgatgtgccctgcgattggctggcaaccaggtcagggtgaaccccgcctcctgcccgttgacagctgggataggctccagcttgccctgcgatccttgtgaagataagaggcaaagaaaatggatgaatggttggaTTCTCTTCTAAGTATCAGGCTCAGACACACGCGTGTTTTAAGAGGCCTTAAaagtaaatgtgtaaaatgaaagaaattacTATTGATAATATTCTTGTATTTTGTGTACAAGCATTTATTGCAACTTCGACCCATAACAAATGATCTGATTTGACCTTATCTGATCCGTAAAAGCTAAAATATTGGGCTAATAATTCAAAatatatgtatccatccatccctccattttctaggCCGCTTAGTCTCACAAGGGTTACGAGAggtctggagcctatcacagataTGTTCgagcaggtggcagggtacacccgcaactggttgccagcgaatcgcagggcacatggagacaggcagcAATCACACTCAGAATcttaccttggggcaatttggagtctcaaatcaatgcatgtttttggtatgtaggaggaaacccacgcaaccacagggagaacatgcaaattccacacaggcggggctgggattttaatCCCGGTCCTAAGAACAAACAGTATTAAATTGCCTTGAGTCGAAATGTCTGCATATATTTTTGGGGACATGAAGCCACATTTCTTTGGTGAGGTTTCTAATGAAAGTGATACTTGTTGccctgttgtcatttttatgacaTCCTTAATATTTCCCAATCCATAATTTCTTTTGTTCCACCCGATTTCTATCATGTATAAAATGAATGTGAATATATAAAAAAGTACTGATTACGATTTACTTCATTTTACAGCACATTCCTTTTCCCTCTACAGCTGTGCTACTGATTTTAATGTTGgattttgttgatgaaaaaCGAGTGTACAAAAGGGAATTCTTTATTTACCAATTGctccaaaatgtattattttcttgTGCATCCATGCATTTTGTCCCATGTCTTAGTGGTGTCAATATCAAATATGTGAATAATTAATTGAAATAGACTGGAAAGAAACTTTGACTTTTGGTGATAAAGTGTATGTGATCCTTCATAAAATACACTTCAACCGGTGAGACTGACTCCATTTGTTTGCACATCAAATCCATGTTCCCcattaaaaagaattaaaatgtctttaatcCAATGCACTTTCAAGCAAAACATTGGCTCAAGCACAAAATCCCAAATTTGATAAACTCTAAATATGGGCACTGTGGAGTATCACAAGCAGATGGCCTCGATCAGATAGTGACGACATGACGTCACACACTCCTCTGACGAAGATCATAAAAAGTGTGAAGATGATTTTAAATGTAGTGCTCCTCTGAAGAAGGAGCAAAGTGATAAGAATTATATCCACAGCGCGGTGTCTTCCTCTTCCGGATGCAATGTGCACTTCATTTAGATTCCAGCAAAACGAGAAGACATTTTGCTTCTACAGTGTCACATATGAAACACATATAACGTTTTTAAAGTGTTAATTTCACAGATTTACAATTCAAATAAAGTGCATTTAAATTCTGCAACTGCAATAAACAAGGAACCATAAACTTGCTTCATTTTGTCTTGGAAAATACGGCGACACACTCACAAAGTAATCACAACAGCATGGAACACAACGACACGCAACACATAAGGTCGGCGCATGTACGCTGGACAAAATGGATGGCTCTGCACTGCCACGTAACTAACGCAACTCTAGAACAACCGTCACCTGACATTAATATCGTCCTTAAAATAATGCGTGTGCCACCAAAATTAAAACTCGGCAGATCGTGAACAATATTCAACATATTTCGTCTACAGTTGAAGCTGTTGATGGCAGTTTTACCTGCAGAAGGAGCAAAGTGAAAAGACAGGAATTCACAACGGGGTCTATTCCTCTTCCGGGCACAATGTGCACTGAGGAGTCTTGGACTTCCTGATTCAcagttttccaaaagaccttgttcgtcgtgaaaaattaattgcacaggtgcaaaggacgagagcttcgcagattccaaatgacaagtaggtgtgtatagagctatgaaaaaaaaatttgtttggggggggacgACAACACTCGCGGCACTGGGCCGGGGGTGGctctgagtatgctacatactgtcatattGTCGGGAGTCTGTCATGAGTgacccgcatatcatctaaataacCCTACTTCACTCGATtccgagatgttctcttctttgaaaagagcttccgtgtcagaaggggcgtcagaaaaatctgaatatctctcttgttcctctcccacAGCAGGTGCCATtacgtgttttcaatagcgaatgtcccagtgtgacgtttgctgatgatgttgcagacaatatggctaccacttgcatgtcgagtgagacttccgcaactttgcgcatggatgacacgctctccgctcatatttattttttcgtatagatatGGAAGTTAATAacatatgtaattttcattcatccatccatccaatttctgagccgcttatcctcacatgggtcgcggggagtgctggagtcaatccgagctgtcaataggtaatggcctcacagttctaaggaccgggttcaaatcctggcccctcctgtatggagtttgcttgttctccccgtgactgagtgcgttttctccaggcagtcctaTTTTCTCCCAcaaccaaaaacatgtattcattgcagactctaaattgctctcaactgttgtctgtctccatgtgccctgtgattggctgacaatcagttcagggtgtcccctgcgtCCTCCCTGAAGATTGCTGGTATTCGCTCCAGCAATAATCCCGCAACCCTggttaggataagcagctcagaaaatggatggatggatataccttGAATGGCTACCTCGAGTTGCTGTTattatgtttaaaatatttaagttgCTTAAAAGGTGAACTTGCATTGAATTTATCTTCACATTGTTACAGAAATAAGAGCTCTTTGTGTTGTGGTGTATTTTTCAGACATACTTTTAGGGTGaatatttttgcacaaaaaaatttaagatgTTGAATTTTTTACATGTTGGATTTGAATGTTAAAAATTCCAGATAAGAAATTCGAAATCAAACTGATAGCAATGAATTACctccatatttgtgtttttgtaatttaaaagatttttttctttttttttttttcccagtcatgGCTTGAAATCATGCCATTCCATGTGTGCCAGTAGGTTTTTTAGCACGGCTATGAATATTATGTACTCCCATATGTTTTAGTGACACAACACAACCTTTCtatgtcatgagccaggctggaccatggccaagaggggcgtggccactgccctggctggtgacacctgtcaccgctctcaGCTGTTttacattgggactgtaattagatgatgtatgatgatgatgttaagttggagtttgtcactggcatttgccagatcgttgccattgatgcctcgttcccgcacttccctGACTCTGATCTCCACTGCCGGCATAGCGACCtctgcctgtctcccgacctaccccgtaagtcTGACGTCTTTATCACTGCTGCTttcgtggactgcctgcctggttaccgactctagactgaataaagatatttcccgaactgcctccacATTTCCCAATTCATGCATTTGGCTCCAACTTCTGGTTATGACAGTATATAGCCTGCTACCCTTGTTAAAATAGTTTTATAACACAAAGCACACAAAACCCTTGCCATGTATCTGTTGACTTGTCGTAAAGATGAGAGTCCTGAAAAGTACCATGTGTTTTTCAGTGGCGGTCCCGATGGCCGGAGGAAAAAATAGTTGGCACCGGATCTGGTTTCAGCCTCTGGCTCAGTACACTTTTGTATCTAATGCTGTTGCAAAACATGCCGATTCAAAGTAATTGGCACAGAGTTTGGAATGCTTGCCAGGCACGCATAACTGAACACGTTTCTCCCCCTGTTGATGCATCTCTGCTatgtaattactttaaaatggcaGATGCGGTTGATAGGAGTTCTTGAGgtatcaagaaaaaatatatctatttgTGATCTAAccttcaaagaagacatttaaggtgaacaaaactaaaacatcattttgaactggttttgataacacaaaaaacacaccaagCTAGCCAGGAGCTGAACCTAGAATGTTCCGATCTGTAGTCGCACGCGTTTTCCATTGTGCCACTAGCCCTACACAAAACCCGCACCTTCTGCAAACCCATGTATACAATTTTCACTGTCGATTAAGGCGATTAAGGGGCTTTATACAAGCTGTGACCCGGAATTGAACAAGGAATGAGAACTAACCACTACGCAATCACAGCTTTGTGGAAACTGCCACAAAAGTTGGCTGGATAAAGCTGTTGGCTGCAGTGAGAATGTTAACGATCCAGTACTGACCCGTTTAGGGAATACCAAGTCAGATTGTCTAGTGGTAAGGATGCAGTGCTTTCATTGGCACAGGCCAAGTTCGTCTCTGGGTCGTGACGGGCAAAATCTTAAATTCTCTTGTTTAGTCAAGtgatgatcaagattgacaattcTGTGGATTAACCTgttttatcggcgaaaacatcgacttcagcattgaATGTGGATCCTCTATGCAAGTGTCTCAAATTTTTACACGtatcttcgtttattatcactttctaaatgttcaaTGGTTTCAgacaaactctgggtgtcgtgctataagacagttttgtttcgtctcaacggacttagcattgaacaatgctttgtttaacCGAcagtgtaaacaaaagtcacatgatttcatgACGATCTTTGGGTTAAGTGCCCAGCACCGTTGTTTCCATAGTGTAATAGTTTTCACGTTTGCCTAACACGCGAAAGGTCCCCGGGTGGAAACAGACATcgttttgttgcttgcttgtaAGGGAGCTGttggaggaaggaagaaaaaaaggagggaacacacaacaaaatgagaaaGGAAGGGAACAGGAAATGACGAAGACAGGAAAAacagggaaggaaggaaacaaggtaggaaggaaagaatgaattgag carries:
- the LOC133493833 gene encoding zinc finger protein 287-like isoform X1 — protein: MSNRSSGIENGQRSRQPNSAKIVVKMCARRTGEHEEEVHGLKKEEEPQRQLLDPVFNLQPRIVLRRADVSENLHPERQQSVSLHIKEEKEGEEIQSIKDEEKEILHLKEEEKEEIIQVPSTGVHFKSEDEGQSEERGGAEPPTRNSSSDGDHCEGSQTDDDDDDVDDQQSESDMTCHTSNKCWKCSQCRKAFASVRNFKQHMKVHTSEKSFACSVCGQTFTQKEHLKTHIKTYTDGKPFSCIVCGHRFTRKGDLKRHTRTHSGEKPFACSVCGQSFTRKEHLKIHTRTHTGEKPFCCTVCGQRFSVIESLKRHTRTHR
- the LOC133493833 gene encoding zinc finger protein 37-like isoform X2, which gives rise to MSNRSSGIENGQRSRQPNRTGEHEEEVHGLKKEEEPQRQLLDPVFNLQPRIVLRRADVSENLHPERQQSVSLHIKEEKEGEEIQSIKDEEKEILHLKEEEKEEIIQVPSTGVHFKSEDEGQSEERGGAEPPTRNSSSDGDHCEGSQTDDDDDDVDDQQSESDMTCHTSNKCWKCSQCRKAFASVRNFKQHMKVHTSEKSFACSVCGQTFTQKEHLKTHIKTYTDGKPFSCIVCGHRFTRKGDLKRHTRTHSGEKPFACSVCGQSFTRKEHLKIHTRTHTGEKPFCCTVCGQRFSVIESLKRHTRTHR